The genomic window AGGATTTGAGATTTCCAGTTTTATAATTTTAAGAAAAGAGATGAGAAATTATCAAAAATTGAACGACATTCAGCATTGTTACGATTAATATTTGTAGGATCGTTAAACTCGCAAGAAATCCTATACTCTAAAGATATAGAGGCATTGCTAAATTTTATGTAATTACCGTTTAGTGCTTGTAAATAATATTGATTAAAATTTTCTTGCGAAACATTTCCATAATTATCATAGGCAAGTGATGAAAAACTCAAAGATGATGATGCTGGGTTACCGTTGATTACTGCAAGATTGGTATGTAGGGCTATTTCACAATTTCGAATCGACTGATTTGTTTGTATATCTGTTCTTTTGGAAGAATACAATTTAATGTACTGATTCCCTCCGAATGTGCAATCATTACCCTTTAAAAACACTTCAAAAGTTATTGAGGCAGGTGGTGTAAGGGTTTCGTATGACGAATTTTTTATATGATATTTGTCAAATGTTTTAAAAAGAAAATTTGCAGAATCAGAACTGCCTAAAGCATTTGAAGGCAGCGATACTGTTTTAACACTAGTACTATTGATTGAAGAATTTAGAAAAGCCGTTTGCGTAATTGATGATTTCCATGTTGTAGCGAGAAATTGGTCAATATTAATATCATTTGTGGTTAATAAGCTTGATCTAACTCCGTTATGAGTTTCCCATAATTGACCATTTATATCACGTTCAATTGCTCCATTTTGAGGAACAATTGTTAATACTCCATTAGGAATCACTAGAGGAGCAACAGTTGCAGTACCTGGGGCGGTTGTTACAAAATCATTTAATAATGCAACTGTCCCTGATTTATTTGGAAGATTAACATTGTTATTTTGTGTTGAAGATATAAAACCAAGCTGTGTATAATAACCATTTGAATTAAACATTCTAATAGTATTCCAACCGTATTGAACTTTATATGTACCATATCCAGCACTAGTTAATTGAGCAATTATCATGTCTTCAAGTATTTGTGTTGAATAAATATAATTGCCGGTGCTGTTATTTACTTTTATACCAAGTTTGAAAGTCCAGATTGCAGTTATTGTCTGAGATTGTTTCTTAACCCACTCCCACCAGTTAAACAATTTAGAACGACTAATAACTTTTTTATCTTCAGTTACCGTTGATGCTATTTGGGTTTCTGCATCTGTTGCTAATGATGCAGTAAGCTTTGTGTTTTCTAAAGTTTTTCCCATTTCAGCCGTCAGTGCTTTTGTTGTTCCTCCTGTTGTAAGATCATTCACTAAAGAAGGAGGAGATACATTGACATTATCAATCATATCTTTTAATACCTTTCCTTGTCTGGCATCTAAAGCTTTTCCTTCGGTGGTACAGTCAAGGGCATTGTAACTTTCGACTTGAAGATTGTTTGCATCGCTAAATTCTAATTCACCATTCTGATTTGTTTTTAAAATTTTGTTTGGCTGATTTTTTTCTAAATCCGCCACTCTGATTCTGTTGTGATTTGTACTCATTTTTAATTAATTTTACGGGTTTTTAATAATTTACAGGCTTTTAATCGGGCTTATAGGGGCTTACCGTAATGCATTCAGATAAATGTGTTACTTACAAACAGTTGTTGATTTTGGATGATTGCAAGTAATCTGAATGTTTAAAAATTGTGTTAGTGGCGTCACAATAGGTTTTATTTTACAGAAGTGTAAAACAAAGAAATAAGGTTTGTATTGGCTTAGATATAGCCAATAGTAGGGTAAGGAAACTTATGGTTTTAAGTTTCCAGAGTTTTTAAAATGTATTTTTTTGGAGTTTAAGAGATTTGGTTTTCTCTTTTGATTTTAAAACAACTCAAAGATTTTTTGTCTTTGAGTTGTTATTATTTTTTGTAAATCTATTTTAAGACAAGATAGGTACAAAACAATCTTTGCGGGCACGGATTGCAAATCCGCGCTATCGTTGCTGAGATAAATCTGCACGATCGGGTTTTCTTTTGAAAAAACTTACAAATGTGTTGTTCAAAAATTATTTAATTTATAAACTTGCATACAATAATTGACATTTTAAAGAAATAATGGTAAAAAATACATTTAGAACGCAAAAGAAGAAGACAGTTTTGATAAGGATAATAATCTTTTCTGTAATGCTTACAATTGCAAATATCAGTTATAGCTGTTTTAAAAAAAATGACCCACCTCCAGTATACGCCGAAATACCAGATGCAAATTTTAAAGCTTATTTAAAGACAATAGTTCCATTGGCTTTTACTCCTGATGGTAAATTCATTTCAAATCATTCTTCTGTTGCTTCATATGATGGAGTAATAAGTGTTAGAAGAAAGAATATTACATCTTTATCGGGAATCGAATATTTTACATCTTTGACTACATTGGATTGCTTTGATAATAAAATTTCAACTTTAAATCTGAGTAAAAATAAGGCTTTGACAAAAATTTATTGTATTCATAATAAATTAACGCAACTTGATTTAAGTAAGAATACAAATTTAACAGAATTAAATTGCAGTAATAATCAACTGAAAACTCTTGATCTAAGTAAAAACTATAATTTGACTGATCTTATTTGCTATAATAATTTAATCACAACTCTTAAGTTTGAGAATAATGAAGTTTTGAGGAACATTCACTGTGCCTATAATAAACTTACTATTTTAGATGTAACTAAAAATAAAGCATTAATTGAGCTTAATTGTATCAATAACTTACGTAATACTATTGTTATTATTAACCCTAATAAATTATCGAGACTTTATATAGATAGTTTCATCATATGTAATCATCCTAGTATTAAGATTTTCAAAGACCGAGGCGGTAATTTATTTGGCACTTTTTCTGAAATACTCCCGCCATTTACTTGCCCATAAAACTAGAAAATGATGAGTTATTAGCATTTTTATTTTTTAATTTATTTGTAAATTTTTATTTTTTAGATATTTGTATCTGTTAAATTCTTTTTCGATTTGATCAATATGTTCACTCATAATATTAAATGCGTCAATATTATCATTTGGAAATTGAACAGACATAAAAGATCTGAAATCGTCTCTTACACCCTTTAATGAAAGTATATTCTCGAATTCAGTAAGAACTTTAATTTTGTTTTTTATAGTTTTTGCCCCCTGCTGGCGCGAGCGTCTCGCTCGTGCACACACAGGAAAGTCAATTAATATCAATTTCTAAAACAGTTTGATCGTTATCGCCATAATTTCTAGCAGAGCTGTATTTCCAATCTACAGGATTAGTTACAAAACCAGTTTCGAGAGGGGTATTATGAATATAGTTTAACTTTTGCTCAAAAACTTTTAAAGACCAGATTTCAATAGGTTTGTTATTTTGCTGCCAAAATTGCCTGAATTTTACATTGCTGTTTTTCTTTCCTGCTCTTTCAAACATCCAGAGCATCCATTCTTTTCTGCTTTCTTGCGGATTTTCTTCAATTGCTTTGAGCATTTTTCTAGAAGTAAAACCTTTGAAATCTCGTATTAAGCCAGAAGGATCTCCATTTTCAGATCTGAAAATTAAATGGATGTGGCTTGGCATTATGCAGTAACCATAAATCTCCATTCCTTTATTTTTTCTGCAGTAGTCTAATGATTCTACAATGCTCCCAAAATACTCTTCTCTCGTAAAAACATCTATCCAATATACCGTAGCAAAACTTATAAAGTAAGCTCCAGTTTTATCTCCAAATTTGTATTTTCTGCTCATTTATTATTTTTGAGCTAATGTAAGAAATACTTTGCGTTCACGAGCGGGACGCTCGCGCCAGCGGGGGATAGATCTGCGCGATCGGGTATTCTATTAGTTTACATAAACCATAAACGGTTTACTAAAATCTAAAGAATATTGCAGTATTATTTTTAATCTATTCATGTGATATGCTAAAGATTCACCTTTAGTTTCAAAAAACTCATCCTCAGTAATTCCATTAAATTTTAGAAACCCAGCATTACTATAATATAGTTTTATGAAATTTGATTTCCCACCATATTTCAATAAGATATCTTTTGTTTCGTTGTTTAAAGAAGGAATTAAAATGTCTTCAATAAATTCAATTGCTTCTGTTATTTCTGAGATTTGAAAGTGTGCAATATCATCATCAGATGTAAAATTGTCTTCAGGTAAATCATATTCAACTCTATATTTCCATTCTGAAATAGTAGCTTCAAACAATTTTTTTGCCTTTAAAGAATTTATTAATGTAGCATAATACATACATAATGAAAATGTGCCAAAATCGAAATGCTCTACAGTACCGTTGTATTCAAAATATATTGCTCTCGTTTTTCTCATGATTAAAATTTATTTTTTATTGATTGATATGAGCTCTCTATTAATATTTCTTTAGTGGTATTAAGAGTCTCTGGATGTATTTTTTGAAAATTTTCTATTGGATCATAAGATGACTTGATTTTTAATTTAAATATTGAAGGGGAAACGATCATCTCTTTTCCAGTTTTTAGATCCGTATAAATGATTTTGGCTTTTATAGCATTGTTTTTAATTTCATCTGACAAAGTAAATAAAGGATTGTTTAATATATAGTTTTTCATTTCCAAACCGTCATCAGGTAAGTTTTTCATTAATGTTAACTTATTGTTATCAGTGTCGAAACTGTGTCTTCTTTTTGCTAGTTTCATACTAATAATATTTTCAATTTTATCTGTACTATTGTTTATTAATAAGCCATCGATCTCCTGAATCATACCGCTTATTCTAACATCCTTTTTATTATAGAATGCAATATCAACGCTTAAATATACATTTTCATCAGGATTTATTTTTGCTTTTAAGTAATTTTCACTTGGTATTTCAACTAATTGACCATTAGACCATCTACCTCCATCATTTAAAAATTTTTCAGCTCGAGATTTTTTACTTAAATCTGTAAACCAATCATTATAACCTCCAGTGCTTTCGAGGGCTATGGCTTTTGCTTCTTCTAAATGTGGTTGTAATTTGTTAATTGTTACATTATCAAAATCATTTATCAACCAAAAATCTTTATTATTTTTCAGCAGTAATTTTTTTGCAGCATCAACAGCAAGATATTCGGGTATTTTTTTTTGGTTGTTAACAAGCACATCAAAAAAGATGCCTTCTTCGTTTCCAAGATTATCCATAAATGATAATCTGTTGTTAATTCTAGCCCTTTCTAAATACCATCTTGCAGAATCTTCACTATAATAATTTTTATATGCTTTAGTTCTGGCTGTACTTGAAACAACTGATATTTCATTTCTTTCTAATACATCAAGTTGTTTTAGCTCTTCCCAGTTATCAAGTGTACTAGTTTTATTTAAAGAATTCCAAAATTTAGCTTCCGAATTTTCTATTTCACCAAAATCTCTATAGAAAGCTCGTTTAAGGTCATCACTATAGCTTGTATATCGAGTAATTATAACATTAGTTGCTTCAAGTTGAGGTAAAGTTGATAATTTTGTTTCAAAAGAAATTACTTCGTTAACCTTATCTCCAAGAAGTGTTTGCATTACCGATTTTACTTCAGCAGGCATACCAATTGTTCCTGCGGCATCAATCAGAGCATATTCTGCTGCAGTAACTGCTTTATATCTACAATAAATAGTTCCTCCACCAGAAACCAAAGCTATATATAAGAATGCTTTATTAGTATTTTCTCTAGCTTTTCTTTGTTCTTCGGTTGGCAATTGTACAGCATTGTATTGACCAAGTGCATAAATTGTTGAAGCATAAATTGAAGTTGTAAATGAACCTGCTTCAAGACCTGTCCATACCAATACCTCTTCGGTTGCAACTAATTCACCACTAAGAGCGGCACGAATTTTTGTAATATGTTTTAAATATTGTAAATTTTTTAATTGGGTAATACCTCCAAAAGTAAAAAATAATACTACCTCTATTCCAATAGTTACCGCTAATGCTATTTTTGCATCAATTTTTAAAATTCTTTTAAAATCGTCAGAATAATAAAATAAAAAAGCGGGTATAGGCTGGTCATTTGGTAAGATAGTTCTATCATCAGTCTGATGACCAATTAATGTTAACGATTGATATAAATGGTAAGTGTAAGGAATTGTTTCATTTTTATCTAAGTTTTGAGCATCAGCTAAATAATGACCGTCAGTACTTAAGTATAAATTGGTAGTGGCAATTTTTTTATTGATAGTCACAAGTTCCTTTTTTAATGTTTTGTCAGTTTGATAATTTACCCAAGTATTGGTTTGAAGTTGCATTTCAGGATCTCCGGAATTAACTGACGAAATTCTGCCACATTCTAAAACAACCGATTTTAAATGACCATTTTCTTTTTTATAGAAATTAATCCCATCATTAAAAAAGAAAGACTCCGTATTAATTTCTTTGGAAGAATTTACCAAATTATATTTAGATACTTTCCATAATTGATAAACAGCATATACAAAACCCATTCTATTTGTTTTTTCATCTGCAATCCAACTCGCAACTGGTATTCTTTCAATTCTGGCATCATCAAGCATATGAAACAGATAATCAAAATTTGTATTTACACCATTCTCTATTTTTAGGAGAAAGTCTAGAAAATCATTGGCTTGATTCTGTGCTACAGATAAAACTAACCTTACTATAAATTGCTCTTCAGTTTCTGTAATATTTCTTGTTTTAATAAAAAGTAATAGTGTTTTTTTTATAATTTCAATTGGTAACGCAGAAAGAGCATTAATCGGAAGTATTTCTAGTAAATGTTCATATTTTATTTGTTGTGGAAATGTTGATAATGTATGAGGCATTTTATAAGTTTTATTATAAAAACTTACTAAGCCAAGATAATAATATTCAAAATCAGAATACGATGATTGCTCATTAAAGAATGGTTCTAAAATACTTTGATGAGGTAAATTTGAATTTGGATCATAGTAATACCCCCAACTTTTCTTTAAAAGAAATATCATTTTTTCTAGATCAGACAAACCATTTAAATCTATATCACTACTATTAGCAGCTCCTTCTAAAATAAGATCAGAATCTTCGTCATTTAATAGCATTGGAAAAATATCTTCAACAATTTCTCGTATTTTAAAAATAATTAAAATAACTATCTTCTTTAATTTTCTTTTATCGGCATCATTAGAATATTGATTGATGTAATTTCCAAGATTTTTATTATAAAAATGATAACCAAATCTGTTTGCCGGAGTTAATGGAACCGAAATAGTTTGTGATGTGAATTTATTAGGTAATCTAAGTATATAATCAATTTTTTCTATTCCTTCAGTTGTTGATTCAGAATAACTTCTGATTCCTTTATTGTCTAATGTACTTTCAATTTTAAATTCATATTTTTTTCGGTCATAAAAGAAATCATAAGGAGCATTAAAATTGGTAACACCAACAGAAATAGAATCTCCTGATCTTGCAAGATATTTGTCAAAATTAAATTTATACTTAAAAATCATGTCTCGACCTAAAGGAATATCCGGTCCTGTGTTTTCAATATATTTAAGAAATTGAGTTTCGTCATAATATGCATCAATTAAATCAGATCTTTTTTTGTCATTTGTTTTAAACTCTGCTTTAAAATAAAAACGATAATTAATAGAATTACTTAGTGTATTTTCTTTGAATGTAAATCCAATTAAAAAACCTTCAATATCAAATTCTAACTTGCTGAACTTCTCACTTAATTTTACAGGTATTCCTGATTTATATAAAAGTACTACCATTATTCAAGATCTTTATTTATTATTAAATATGTGCTTTGTAATTCTTGTTGAGGCATATACTCACTATATCCCTTACTAAAATGATATCTCCTATCAAGCGAGTAAACAAAAACAGCATTGGTAGGTTCTTCTAGTTTATTATTGCCTTCAGTATTCTCTGCAACGACCCCAACTCTATATTTTTGATATTTAATATCTTCAGGCGAAATCAATTCGTTTTCATCCTCAAAAAGATCAATCAAAAACAGTCGAGGATTTTTCATATCACTAGAAATCAAACCTTGTATAGTTTCATTTTCGGTTTTGGTTAACCCCAAAATAATTTTGTTGGGGGTAGAGCCATCTAGCGTTTTTAGTTCTAGCCCAGTAATAGTTTGTGTGCTGTCTGTAAACAGTTTTAAATTGTAATAGTAAGGATCAGGTAGCTGATACGTTTTACTTTTAGTTACTGCACCGCTGGCAGAAGCTGTTGTTTTGGTATCAGGAGTAGTACTTCCAGTTGCAGAAACAGCATTATTCATAACGTCTGCTGCTTCTGTAAGATAGGTTACACGCTCAACAAAAGGTTTTTCTTCAATTCCGGTTTCAATGATATCGTTAACCGTTACCGTTTGTGCAATAGAAATTCCCTGTTGTTTTTTATCATAAAACTCATTAATGAGATTCAGTTTTTCAGAAGTCATTCTAGAATAACCATCATCGCTGCCTAATTTTAGTAATGGTTGCGCTTTAATTAAATTAAAAACATCATCAAAAAAGTTGGCAACACCATTTACGGCTATAGGATTTCCGTTCTCGTCTTCTTCCTCACGAATTTGATAAGTATTCATTTTTCCTTGATAAATCAAAAGACTTAATGCAGCAATATTTTTGCCTGCCACTGCAGGAGTTGTTAATTGTATTGTTGAGGTTAATTCACTATAGTTTCCTTCTTCATCTGGAGGCAATCGTAGTCCATCGGCATTAATAAAATTGTCTTTTTGTGCATTGGCAACTTTGGCAAGCTGTCCGCAAAAAGCAGTGTTGTTATTGTTGTCTGTCGGAAATTGCAGGTACAGGTTATTTGTTGTAATCGTATTAGCCTGTTCTTGGTTGTTAATTAAAACCGGCCATCCTTTAGTACCGTAAATTTCCGCTGTCATTGGAACTTCTTTGGTTGCAGGATTTTCTAATAATCCTGTTTTTAGGTTTTCAGAACCTGCTCCAATTTTATAATTTTTGTAAAAATCGTAACTGCGTGTACGGTCACTCTGAATATAAACATACCAATTGTTTTTCGTCCAAAACTTATTAAGCAAATCAGTGAAAATAGTCGTTCCTTTTTTCTCGGTTTGAACTCCAGAAGCAGTTGCTGTAACAACTCCATTTTCAACATGCGATCCATAAAAAGCAGCGATATCAATAAATTGAGTGCTTTGTTCACGTTGTAATTTTTTAATGAAATCTGTTGAGCCATTTACTGTAATTTCTGCAAAAGCTTTGCGCGCATATGCTAAATCAAAAACAAACTCAGTATTGTCAAAATCATGTTTGTAATCGCCGTAATTTAGAACAACATCAATTCCGCATAGACCTTCAGCAAAGTTTCCTAACGATTTTCCAATATCAATTAGAGGCAATTCGAAATCGTCTTTCTCATCAAAAGTATCGCCAGCTGCAACAAATTTTGACTCTTTAAAGAAGAAGTCAGAAAGAGAAATTGATAAAGTTCCATTGGTATCATCATCAACTTTTTCCTTTTCATAGCCAATAAATTTAGCTGTAAAAGGAGGAACAGGAATAGGCGTGACAGTTTCGCCCTCTTTTTTTACACGTCCTTTATGAAAAGCATCAAAATCGTCATTTATCTTATTAATAAAGTCAGAAGTTGAACTGTTTTTAGCAATAATTAATGGCTCGGTATCAGTAGTGAAAAAATCACTTTTCTGTAAACCTCTGTAAACAAAATATTTGATATTAAGTCCAGGAAAAGGCTGGGTGTAAGGACG from Flavobacterium sp. KACC 22763 includes these protein-coding regions:
- a CDS encoding REP-associated tyrosine transposase; the encoded protein is MSRKYKFGDKTGAYFISFATVYWIDVFTREEYFGSIVESLDYCRKNKGMEIYGYCIMPSHIHLIFRSENGDPSGLIRDFKGFTSRKMLKAIEENPQESRKEWMLWMFERAGKKNSNVKFRQFWQQNNKPIEIWSLKVFEQKLNYIHNTPLETGFVTNPVDWKYSSARNYGDNDQTVLEIDIN
- a CDS encoding leucine-rich repeat domain-containing protein; protein product: MLTIANISYSCFKKNDPPPVYAEIPDANFKAYLKTIVPLAFTPDGKFISNHSSVASYDGVISVRRKNITSLSGIEYFTSLTTLDCFDNKISTLNLSKNKALTKIYCIHNKLTQLDLSKNTNLTELNCSNNQLKTLDLSKNYNLTDLICYNNLITTLKFENNEVLRNIHCAYNKLTILDVTKNKALIELNCINNLRNTIVIINPNKLSRLYIDSFIICNHPSIKIFKDRGGNLFGTFSEILPPFTCP